The Flavobacterium commune genome contains a region encoding:
- a CDS encoding glycoside hydrolase: MNLLKKYKVSLLLVGLLSINSAFVSCSSDDTKDSETGVETTTELKINLDMNLQTMESFGASDAWQSNNIGKNWPLDKKNKMADLLFSKELDSDGNPKGIGLSLWRFNLGAGSAEQGEASGITDEWRRSECFTTDGVSYNMNKQAGQVWFMKAAKQRGVDKLLAFTNSAPVYLTQNGKAHASINTFYNLKDGKMPELADFWVNAIDKLKTEHDLTIDYLSPFNEPQYEWDGSSQEGSPATNANIYSFVNILSPKLQAKGLNSKIVVGEAGAFEPLYKTVSGKENRSNQIDYFFGVNSAKNIAGLSNVKKTISGHSYWQAWPLRELITSRQSVATRAATVPGLSVWASEYCILENPGISELPGGAGPGRDLGIRTALWVARIISTDISIGGVTSWQWWTAISRGDYKDGLLHVDDGLSNGAGDANYCKYDGNIRETKILWALGNFSFFIKPGMQRVQIPNIDNAAATTNVMLTAYKDEVAKKLIIVAVNVSASAKTYKLNLAGGALVDNKFTPYITSETMSLKKGAAVDATAFDIPAKSIVTYVGTYN; encoded by the coding sequence ATGAATTTATTAAAAAAATATAAAGTAAGCCTACTGTTAGTAGGTTTACTTTCCATTAATTCAGCCTTTGTTAGCTGTTCATCTGATGATACTAAAGATTCAGAAACCGGAGTTGAAACTACAACAGAGTTGAAAATTAATCTCGATATGAACCTTCAAACTATGGAAAGTTTTGGAGCTTCTGATGCTTGGCAGTCTAACAATATTGGGAAAAACTGGCCTCTTGATAAAAAAAATAAAATGGCTGATTTGTTGTTCAGTAAAGAACTGGATAGCGATGGAAATCCTAAAGGAATTGGTTTGTCATTATGGCGTTTCAACCTTGGAGCAGGAAGTGCTGAACAAGGAGAAGCAAGTGGTATTACTGATGAATGGAGACGCAGTGAGTGTTTTACTACTGACGGTGTAAGCTATAATATGAATAAGCAAGCAGGTCAGGTATGGTTTATGAAAGCGGCAAAACAACGTGGAGTTGATAAGTTGTTGGCTTTTACTAATAGTGCTCCTGTTTATTTGACCCAAAACGGAAAAGCGCACGCTAGTATTAACACTTTTTACAATCTAAAAGATGGTAAAATGCCTGAATTAGCTGATTTTTGGGTTAATGCTATTGATAAACTAAAGACAGAACACGATTTAACAATTGATTATTTAAGTCCGTTTAATGAACCACAGTACGAATGGGATGGTTCAAGTCAGGAAGGTTCTCCGGCTACAAATGCCAATATTTATAGTTTTGTGAACATTTTGTCTCCAAAATTACAGGCAAAAGGATTGAATTCGAAAATTGTTGTAGGTGAAGCTGGTGCTTTCGAACCGTTGTATAAAACGGTAAGTGGAAAAGAAAATCGTTCTAACCAGATTGATTATTTCTTTGGAGTTAATTCGGCTAAAAACATTGCAGGATTAAGCAATGTAAAGAAAACAATTTCTGGACATAGTTATTGGCAAGCTTGGCCATTGAGAGAATTAATTACATCAAGACAATCAGTTGCAACCAGAGCAGCAACAGTTCCGGGATTGAGTGTTTGGGCTTCTGAATATTGTATTCTTGAAAATCCGGGAATATCAGAACTTCCGGGTGGAGCAGGCCCAGGTAGAGATTTAGGAATTAGAACCGCACTTTGGGTTGCCCGTATTATTAGTACTGATATTTCCATTGGAGGAGTTACTTCATGGCAATGGTGGACGGCTATAAGTCGTGGTGATTACAAAGACGGATTACTTCATGTTGATGATGGATTATCAAATGGTGCTGGTGATGCTAATTATTGTAAATATGATGGTAATATAAGAGAAACTAAAATTCTTTGGGCTTTAGGGAACTTCTCTTTCTTTATAAAGCCGGGTATGCAAAGAGTTCAAATACCTAATATAGATAATGCTGCTGCAACTACTAATGTAATGCTAACAGCCTACAAAGATGAAGTAGCAAAAAAACTGATTATTGTAGCGGTTAATGTTTCTGCTTCGGCAAAAACATACAAATTAAATCTTGCAGGTGGTGCTTTAGTTGATAATAAATTCACACCTTATATTACTTCTGAAACAATGAGTTTGAAAAAAGGAGCAGCTGTTGATGCAACTGCTTTTGATATTCCGGCTAAATCTATTGTAACCTATGTAGGAACTTACAATTAA
- a CDS encoding RagB/SusD family nutrient uptake outer membrane protein, with product MKKILVSILTFAAVAVSCSDFIEKEARGTQTLENYFQTAQECENYTNELTQRLLLAKDWYTLLAPRLINETATDDAWMGNTGQDNGAFRPCAQYVVTPENMGAMNSIYTAHYYTIQSANIGLERMAVAPITDAQKNQYMGESLFVRAYCYYELVNLFGGVPLYTRSLGTGDLNLSRSSAAEVYAQIEADLKESAEKLENVTVSRNGRINKWAAYALLARVSLFQEKWADAKLYATKVIAEGPFQLEENFLDIWSVDNHNGIESILEAQTSSVQDRNLGAALPTFSGARGEDKQNFPSNSTADVIDGWGWCMPTSDLENAYISEGDVIRRRSTITKWGEAAYGDEVLNPTHKFSLNDNKSGRICRKYYIPIATRRALDKKDGHLPLNIPLIRLAEMYLTRAEANYHLNDAGGAMDDINVIRDRVDLPIVEGMAGPNLLRKIYKERRLELAFEGLRLFDIRRQKDPGSGKKVIETLMGPNGTFVQYNLNSTDPYETTNTREAQDKGINFDPTKHLLWPIPQIERDLSNGVITQNPNY from the coding sequence ATGAAAAAAATACTAGTATCAATACTAACTTTTGCTGCTGTTGCAGTTTCTTGTAGTGATTTTATAGAGAAAGAAGCAAGAGGAACTCAAACTTTAGAAAATTACTTTCAAACAGCACAGGAATGTGAAAATTATACCAATGAATTAACCCAGCGATTATTGTTGGCAAAAGATTGGTACACTTTACTTGCGCCAAGATTAATTAACGAAACGGCGACTGATGATGCCTGGATGGGTAACACAGGTCAGGACAATGGTGCGTTTAGACCTTGTGCACAATATGTGGTAACTCCCGAAAATATGGGAGCTATGAATAGTATCTATACAGCACATTATTATACTATTCAATCAGCCAATATTGGTTTAGAGAGAATGGCTGTTGCGCCAATTACTGATGCTCAAAAAAATCAGTACATGGGAGAATCTTTATTCGTTCGTGCTTATTGTTATTACGAATTGGTAAACCTTTTTGGAGGAGTTCCTTTGTACACAAGATCTCTTGGAACAGGAGATTTGAATTTGTCTCGTAGTTCAGCTGCTGAAGTTTATGCTCAAATTGAAGCTGATCTTAAAGAATCGGCAGAAAAATTGGAAAACGTTACTGTATCAAGAAATGGTAGAATCAATAAATGGGCAGCTTATGCTTTATTAGCCCGAGTATCTTTGTTTCAGGAAAAATGGGCTGATGCAAAATTATATGCAACTAAAGTAATTGCAGAAGGACCTTTCCAGTTAGAAGAAAATTTCTTAGATATTTGGAGTGTAGATAACCATAACGGAATTGAATCCATTTTGGAAGCACAAACTTCATCAGTACAAGATAGAAACTTAGGTGCTGCTCTTCCTACTTTTTCTGGAGCCAGAGGAGAAGACAAGCAAAATTTCCCAAGTAATAGTACTGCCGATGTAATTGACGGATGGGGATGGTGTATGCCAACAAGTGACTTAGAAAACGCTTATATTTCAGAGGGTGATGTAATTCGTCGTAGAAGTACTATCACTAAATGGGGAGAGGCGGCTTATGGAGACGAAGTCTTGAATCCAACTCATAAGTTTAGTTTGAATGATAATAAATCAGGACGTATTTGTCGTAAATATTATATTCCTATCGCTACACGTCGTGCATTAGACAAGAAAGACGGACACTTACCATTGAATATTCCATTGATTCGTTTGGCCGAAATGTATCTTACAAGAGCTGAGGCTAATTATCACTTAAATGATGCCGGTGGAGCTATGGACGATATTAATGTAATTAGAGATCGTGTAGATTTACCTATAGTAGAAGGAATGGCCGGGCCAAATCTTTTGAGAAAAATCTATAAAGAACGTCGTTTAGAATTAGCTTTTGAAGGATTGCGTTTGTTTGATATCAGAAGGCAAAAAGATCCTGGCTCAGGAAAAAAAGTGATTGAAACTTTGATGGGACCTAACGGAACTTTTGTACAATACAATTTGAATTCAACTGATCCTTATGAAACTACTAATACAAGAGAAGCTCAGGATAAAGGAATTAATTTTGATCCGACGAAGCATTTGCTTTGGCCAATTCCTCAGATAGAAAGAGACTTAAGTAACGGTGTAATTACTCAAAATCCAAATTATTAA